From a single Lytechinus variegatus isolate NC3 chromosome 9, Lvar_3.0, whole genome shotgun sequence genomic region:
- the LOC121422143 gene encoding branched-chain-amino-acid aminotransferase, cytosolic-like yields MAFSSMIKYIGKSGRQILHLTPGKTAVPVCSVRCIHSNHDSFKYSEVQLEHAKVLKPKPDPNNLLFGHNMSDHMLTVPWTERDGWSTPRITPLKNLSLHPACSVFHYAICLFEGMKAYKGEDGKIRFFRPYENMERMNNSAERAALPRFSGEEMIRCMARLVQTDRDWVPDSRTSSLYMRPTFIGTEPTLGVNYPKHALLYCIVGPVGPYFETGTFNPVTLYADTMHIRAWHGGVGYAKMGSNYAPTIKPQHDAEAKGCQQILWLYGDEHYLTEVGTMNIFLYWYNDAGEKELITPPLDGTILPGVTRRSLLDLAREWNEFKVTERRVAMDEFQKALSEKRIIEFFGAGTACVVCPIGKILFKGDMMDIPTMDNGAELCKRFYNTLMDIQYGRVSHPWAVEIDELIDLELSDEETISSSAN; encoded by the exons TATTCTGAGGTCCAGCTGGAGCATGCCAAGGTGCTGAAGCCCAAGCCTGACCCAAACAACCTCCTCTTCGGTCACAACATGAGTGACCACATGCTGACTGTTCCCTGGACCGAGAGGGACGGCTGGAGTACCCCTCGCATCACCCCGCTCAAGAACCTCTCGCTCCACCCGGCATGCTCTGTCTTTCACTATGCAATCTGT CTTTTTGAAGGGATGAAGGCTTATAAGGGAGAGGATGGTAAGATCCGTTTCTTCAGACCGTACGAGAACATGGAACGAATGAACAACAGTGCAGAGAGAGCTGCATTGCCG AGATTCAGTGGTGAGGAAATGATTCGATGTATGGCTAGGCTTGTTCAAACTGACAGGGACTGGGTTCCAGATAGTAGGACCAGTTCTCTTTACATGAGGCCCACATTTATCGGAACTGAg CCCACACTCGGTGTAAACTACCCCAAGCATGCTCTCCTCTACTGCATTGTGGGACCGGTCGGACCTTACTTCGAGACGGGTACATTTAACCCTGTGACGCTCTATGCCGATACCATGCACATCAGGGCGTGGCACGGAGGCGTCGGCTACGCCAAGATGGGAAG CAACTATGCTCCAACCATCAAACCCCAACACGACGCCGAGGCCAAGGGCTGTCAGCAGATCCTCTGGCTCTACGGCGACGAACACTACCTCACCGAGGTGGGCACCATGAACATCTTCCTCTACTGGTACAACGACGCCGGAGAGAAGGAGCTGATCACCCCTCCCCTCGATGGTACCATCCTACCGGGGGTCACCAGGCGTAGCTTGCTGGATCTTGCCAGGGAATGG AATGAATTCAAGGTGACCGAGCGCAGGGTTGCTATGGATGAATTTCAGAAGGCACTCTCTGAGAAAAGG ATAATTGAGTTCTTTGGTGCTGGTACAGCTTGCGTAGTTTGTCCGATCGGGAAGATCTTATTCAAGGGGGATATGATGGACATCCCAACCATGGATAATGGGGCGGAGCTTTGCAAGAGATTCTACAATACACTTATGGATATTCAG TACGGAAGGGTCAGTCACCCGTGGGCCGTGGAGATCGACGAACTCATCGACCTCGAGCTCAGCGACGAGGAGACGATTAGCAGCTCGGCCAACTGA